The following are encoded together in the Malaya genurostris strain Urasoe2022 chromosome 3, Malgen_1.1, whole genome shotgun sequence genome:
- the LOC131438021 gene encoding uncharacterized protein LOC131438021, with translation MSQEQDGFDCERCERPNSCDNMVQCDSCLGWYHLDCANVSPGVENRPWHCETCSQNTSLPEKSHKRETASSGLITTPTVARNDKSKKEIEACDSKKKGAQKNVGTTLKGFTTRNTSPTNKTPKERLEYSKRSCTEASSMRTNTSSARVVAQKALRRLEEKQKLEEQKLEFQRQELEKAKERLQMEKDLEERENALTRKQLKMLEKFLEEKLSLEEKLLEDEVLSQHTSRTEKSATRKWVTQQRLQDAFGQTSDENAKNEEPWGDSEASGHATRPEVPNNLSKGALSGMLNGNQIAARHLWPKQLPTFSGDPEEWPVFYSSYLDSTMACGFAPVENIIRLRECLRGPARDAVITKLMFPHAVSSIIETLRRLYGRPELLVKHLLTKVRRLEAPKPERLDSLINFGLTVQQLCDHLEAANLKSHLANTTLLEELVGKLPATIKLDWVRYKRAFNDPSLKEFGNFMDGLVIDASEVTVLVQSKNDSGCYDRIKHHQKAHVHAHNEDHAMLGNSLPRKPCPICAKLDHRVRNCNEFKRMSLEARLKAVEENRLCEVCLFDHGNWTCKSRFSCNVGNCRERHHPLLHHDGTLNVIKADCKTHRIATEVVLFRVVPITLFNGSRSVDTFAFLDEGSSHTLIDASISRRLGVVGTSEPLKLIWTSDVSREESSSERVDLMISARGGHERYKLSAARTVSTLSLPTQNLRVDKISSQFRHLEGVSMISYQNAKPKVLIGLRNLDLIAPIESRVGRPGEPIAVRSVLGWTIYGPCGKRLDERPFLGHHLCKLEVDQELNEIVRQQFILEDAGIAPVQLPESAEIMRAREILNKTTFRQNGRFVTGLLWKTDEIRFPDSLPMATKRLRNFESKLSKDLGLRRDVHKQMREYIDNGYAHKATQDEISKVDANRVWYLPLSVVAHPRKPNKRRLVWDAAAKVNGVSLNSQLLKGPDLLVRLPGVICKFRERRIGFGGDIEKMFHQIRILPEDTHSQRFLFRFDEQLPPDIYIMDVATFGATCSPCSAQHVMHLNADENAHEFPEAALAIKERTYMDDYFDSTDTPEEALKRALQVKLIHSRGGMNMRNWVCNNVAVLQGIGETPEQRSLPIDCSNGEEQQRVLGIVWDPEKDIFIFSTNWHTELAPYVVEGRRPTKRIALRIVMSLFDPLGFLAPVLIHGRMLIQDLWRTALDWDVKIGDTEYDKWFQWINILPRISTIEIPRYYFIGSRPSSYESLQLHIFTDASELGYGCAAYFRIVVEGEIKCALVMARSKVAPLKYQSIPRMELQAALLGARMMKTVCETHTLPIREKYIHTDSEVVLAWIHSQHRNYKQFVAYRIGEILTLTEPASWRHVPSKENLADCLTKWSKDTLPDSNGRWLTGKNTFLHKEMENWPKQKQIPRTNEELRVHLLLHRIAVPERIIDAERFSKWKVLLRTVALVSRFVTNCRRKAKKLPIKTIKATKSLRPLIKCSIPTEIVPLCQNEYLTAEQLLWQTAQNDIYPDEVKILINNRDEPPEKWIKLERSSPLYILSPFADQFGVIRMEGRTAKASYATFDARFPVILPKSHPITLLLLEDFHTRYGHANRETVVNEVRQRFHIFNLRATVAKVMKKCQRCKIRKCKPQHPRMAPLPIERLTPFVRPFCYVGVDYLGPLEVSIGRRKEKRYVAVFTCLVVRAVHLEVAHSLSTDSCIMAVRRFIRRRGSPVEICSDNGTNFVGASNELIKQIKDINNECADTFTDARTRWTFNPPSAPHMGGVWERMVRSVKEAMRALDDGRKLNDEILLTVLAEAESFINSRPLTYMPQDSAEGEAITPNHFILGNSSGAHERMLLPIDLAASLRSSYQRSQFLSGAVWNRWLKEYFPSLNKRSKWFTDTKPIQVGDLVYITEGSRRTWVRGKVREVIAGSDGRIRQAIVRTAGGKDLRRPVVKLAVMEVSDGEFCESPQVSHQDSRGGGCSDNTAVLSAGKRIGHPAIPDGGVKCQIEK, from the coding sequence ATGTCACAGGAACAAGATGGATTTGACTGCGAGAGGTGTGAACGACCCAACTCTTGCGATAACATGGTACAGTGTGATTCTTGTCTGGGTTGGTATCACCTGGATTGCGCGAATGTATCGCCTGGAGTTGAAAATCGACCATGGCATTGTGAAACGTGCTCACAAAATACCTCATTGCCGGAGAAATCACACAAAAGAGAAACTGCTTCCAGTGGCCTGATAACCACACCAACAGTGGCGCGCAACGACAAATCAAAGAAGGAAATTGAGGCCTGCGATAGCAAAAAAAAGGGAGCACAAAAGAATGTCGGAACTACCTTGAAAGGCTTCACTACAAGGAATACGTCACCGACCAACAAAACTCCGAAGGAACGTCTCGAATATTCGAAACGATCATGTACTGAAGCCAGCTCTATGCGAACTAACACGTCCAGCGCTAGAGTTGTAGCTCAGAAAGCACTTCGTCGACTGGAGGAAAAACAGAAATTAGAGGAGCAAAAACTGGAATTTCAACGACAAGAACTAGAAAAGGCTAAAGAGCGTCTGCAAATGGAGAAGGACCTAGAGGAAAGAGAAAATGCATTGACTAGGAAGCAACTAAAAATGCTCGAGAAATTCTTGGAAGAAAAGCTCAGTTTAGAGGAAAAACTTTTGGAAGATGAAGTCCTCTCCCAGCACACATCACGCACCGAGAAATCTGCAACGCGAAAATGGGTAACGCAGCAACGTTTGCAAGACGCCTTCGGGCAAACGAGTGATGAAAACGCGAAAAATGAAGAACCATGGGGGGATTCGGAAGCATCAGGTCATGCTACTAGACCCGAAGTACCAAATAATCTGTCAAAAGGAGCTCTTAGTGGCATGTTAAATGGAAACCAGATTGCCGCTAGGCATCTATGGCCGAAACAATTGCCAACGTTTTCTGGCGATCCCGAGGAATGGCCGGTATTCTATAGTAGCTATTTAGACTCTACTATGGCCTGTGGATTTGCACCGGTCGAAAACATCATTCGGTTGAGAGAATGCCTTAGAGGTCCAGCACGGGACGCAGTGATTACTAAGTTAATGTTTCCGCATGCCGTATCATCGATAATTGAGACCCTTCGACGGCTATATGGACGACCAGAGCTTCTCGTCAAACATCTACTTACAAAAGTACGTCGCTTGGAAGCTCCGAAACCCGAGAGGCTTGACAGTTTAATTAACTTCGGTTTAACGGTCCAACAGCTATGCGACCATCTCGAAGCTGCAAATTTGAAAAGTCATCTGGCAAATACTACGCTACTGGAAGAGCTTGTAGGGAAACTGCCGGCCACAATCAAGCTTGATTGGGTGCGATACAAGCGGGCGTTTAATGATCCGTCGCTTAAAgagtttggaaatttcatggatGGATTGGTCATAGATGCAAGCGAGGTTACAGTTCTAGTACAATCAAAAAATGACTCTGGATGCTATGACAGGATAAAGCATCATCAAAAGGCTCACGTTCACGCCCATAACGAAGACCATGCCATGCTGGGGAACAGCTTACCCCGAAAACCTTGTCCGATCTGCGCCAAATTAGATCATCGTGTACGAAATTGCAACGAATTCAAACGAATGAGTCTTGAAGCgcgtttgaaagcggtggaagaGAATAGACTCTGTGAAGTGTGCCTGTTCGACCATGGTAACTGGACATGTAAATCAAGATTCTCGTGTAACGTGGGAAACTGCCGTGAGCGGCATCATCCATTATTACACCACGATGGGACATTGAATGTAATAAAAGCTGACTGCAAGACCCATAGAATTGCAACAGAAGTCGTTCTATTCCGTGTTGTGCCAATCACATTATTTAACGGGTCGCGTAGTGTTGATACTTTCGCCTTCCTCGATGAGGGGTCCTCCCACACTTTAATCGATGCTAGTATTTCACGCCGCCTCGGAGTCGTAGGAACCTCAGAGCCGTTAAAGTTAATATGGACTTCAGATGTAAGTCGCGAAGAGAGCTCGTCAGAACGAGTTGACTTAATGATTTCAGCCAGAGGTGGACACGAGCGATACAAGCTTTCAGCCGCACGTACTGTTTCCACATTGAGTCTTCCTACTCAGAATCTACGCGTAGATAAAATTTCCTCACAATTTAGACATCTAGAGGGcgtctctatgatttcataccaGAATGCGAAACCGAAAGTTCTCATCGGCTTACGAAACTTAGACTTAATTGCACCAATTGAGAGCCGTGTAGGTCGGCCGGGTGAGCCTATTGCAGTAAGGAGTGTTCTTGGATGGACAATATACGGGCCGTGTGGAAAGCGTCTCGATGAGCGACCATTCTTGGGACATCACCTGTGTAAACTAGAAGTAGATCAAGAACTGAACGAAATAGTACGCCAACAGTTTATTCTGGAAGACGCCGGAATAGCGCCCGTACAGTTGCCAGAGTCGGCAGAAATTATGAGAGCGAGGGAGATCCTAAATAAAACAACATTCCGCCAAAACGGTAGATTCGTCACCGGACTGCTGTGGAAAACCGACGAGATACGCTTCCCAGACAGTTTACCTATGGCAACTAAACGACTTAGAAATTTCgaatcaaaattgtcaaaagacCTCGGATTGCGACGAGATGTGCACAAACAAATGAGAGAGTACATCGACAATGGTTATGCCCACAAAGCGACACAAGATGAGATAAGTAAAGTCGATGCTAACCGAGTGTGGTATTTGCCACTTAGCGTGGTGGCTCACCCCAGAAAACCGAACAAAAGACGACTTGTGTGGGACGCAGCTGCGAAAGTTAATGGAGTGTCTTTAAATTCCCAACTGTTGAAGGGACCGGACCTATTAGTTCGGCTGCCGGGTGTAATTTGCAAGTTTCGCGAGAGGCGTATTGGCTTTGGTGGAGACATCGAGAAGATGTTCCATCAGATTCGGATACTCCCAGAGGATACTCATTCTCAACGATTTCTGTTCCGTTTTGATGAACAGCTACCACCGGACATTTATATTATGGACGTAGCAACGTTCGGTGCTACCTGCTCGCCATGCTCGGCGCAGCACGTTATGCACTTGAATGCCGACGAAAATGCACATGAATTCCCTGAAGCAGCCCTGGCAATCAAGGAGAGAACATATATGGACGACTACTTCGACAGTACCGATACCCCAGAAGAAGCCTTGAAACGGGCCCTACAGGTAAAGCTGATCCATTCTCGAGGTGGGATGAATATGCGAAATTGGGTTTGCAACAATGTAGCAGTTCTGCAAGGAATAGGAGAAACACCAGAGCAGCGGTCACTCCCTATCGACTGTAGTAATGGAGAGGAACAACAACGAGTTCTCGGAATAGTTTGGGATCCTGAAAAAGATATCTTCATATTCTCCACGAACTGGCATACCGAGCTGGCTCCGTATGTAGTGGAGGGTAGGCGACCAACCAAGCGGATTGCTTTGCGTATCGTGATGAGCTTGTTCGATCCGTTGGGATTTCTTGCACCGGTTTTAATTCATGGCCGAATGCTAATTCAAGACCTCTGGCGGACTGCTTTAGACTGGGACGTTAAAATTGGCGACACCGAGTATGATAAGTGGTTTCAATGGATAAACATTCTACCAAGAATCAGTACCATTGAGATCCCGCGGTATTATTTTATTGGATCTCGACCTAGCTCCTATGAATCATTGCAGTTACACATATTCACTGACGCAAGCGAGTTGGGCTACGGATGTGCCGCTTACTTCCGAATTGTGGTCGAAGGAGAAATAAAATGTGCGCTTGTCATGGCCCGAAGCAAGGTGGCTCCGCTTAAGTACCAATCCATTCCGCGGATGGAGCTCCAGGCGGCGCTTCTAGGAGCGAGAATGATGAAGACCGTGTGCGAAACTCACACGCTGCCGATCCGCGAGAAGTATATTCACACAGATTCAGAGGTAGTTCTAGCATGGATTCACTCTCAACATCGCAATTACAAACAGTTTGTCGCGTACCGAATCGGAGAGATACTGACGCTTACAGAACCTGCGAGTTGGCGACACGTTCCATCAAAGGAaaatttagcagattgtttaacAAAGTGGAGTAAGGACACTTTACCCGATTCGAATGGAAGATGGCTGACTGGCAAAAATACCTTTCTGCATAAAGAAATGGAAAATTggccaaaacaaaaacaaattccgcGTACTAATGAGGAGTTAAGGGTTCACCTTCTGCTACATCGCATTGCGGTTCCGGAACGCATTATAGATGCCGAACGATTCTCAAAATGGAAGGTGTTGTTACGAACTGTGGCACTGGTAAGTCGTTTTGTGACAAATTGCCGTCGTAAGGCCAAGAAACTTCCTATTAAGACGATTAAAGCAACTAAGAGTCTACGACCGCTCATAAAATGTTCAATCCCAACCGAAATTGTTCCTCTCTGCCAGAATGAGTATTTAACTGCTGAACAATTATTAtggcaaacggcacaaaacgaTATTTATCCTGACGAAGTCAAAATCCTCATAAATAATCGAGATGAACCGCCAGAGAAATGGATTAAACTTGAAAGATCCAGTCCACTATACATACTATCTCCTTTCGCCGATCAGTTCGGAGTCATAAGAATGGAAGGTCGGACAGCCAAGGCAAGTTACGCGACGTTTGATGCTCGATTCCCAGTCATACTGCCAAAATCACACCCCATCACTCTATTACTCCTTGAAGATTTCCATACTCGATACGGGCACGCGAACCGCGAGACGGTAGTCAACGAGGTTCGCCAAAGATTCCATATCTTCAATTTGCGTGCCACGGTAGCCAAAGTAATGAAAAAATGTCAACGATGCAAGATTAGGAAATGTAAACCACAACATCCCCGGATGGCACCGCTTCCCATAGAGAGGTTGACACCCTTTGTTCGACCGTTCTGTTACGTGGGTGTAGATTACTTGGGGCCTCTGGAAGTCTCGATCGGGCGTCGCAAGGAAAAGCGGTACGTAGCGGTTTTCACATGTCTAGTCGTTCGTGCCGTACATTTAGAAGTGGCGCACAGTCTATCCACAGACTCATGCATTATGGCAGTGAGAAGATTCATACGACGACGAGGATCGCCAGTAGAAATATGCTCGGACAACGGTACTAATTTCGTTGGCGCGAGTAACGAATTGATCAAGCAGATTAAAGATATAAACAACGAGTGTGCGGATACGTTTACAGATGCTCGAACTAGATGGACGTTCAATCCCCCGTCAGCTCCACATATGGGTGGCGTGTGGGAGAGAATGGTCAGAAGTGTTAAAGAAGCAATGAGGGCGCTCGACGACGGTCGTAAACTAAACGATGAAATACTACTCACAGTTTTGGCTGAGGCAGAAAGTTTCATCAACTCACGACCACTAACATATATGCCTCAAGACTCTGCGGAAGGAGAAGCGATTAcaccaaatcatttcattctcGGAAATTCGTCGGGTGCCCATGAACGGATGCTACTTCCAATTGATTTGGCTGCATCGCTGAGAAGCAGCTATCAAAGATCGCAGTTTTTGTCAGGTGCAGTGTGGAATCGTTGGTTGAAGGAGTACTTCCCCTCGCTGAACAAACGATCGAAGTGGTTTACGGATACCAAACCAATTCAAGTGGGGGACCTGGTATACATTACCGAAGGGAGTCGACGAACCTGGGTACGCGGCAAAGTGCGAGAGGTAATTGCCGGAAGTGACGGCAGGATTCGTCAAGCGATTGTACGAACAGCTGGCGGTAAAGATTTGAGGCGACCAGTCGTTAAATTAGCTGTTATGGAGGTTTCTGATGGTGAATTCTGTGAAAGCCCACAAGTCTCTCATCAGGATTCACGGGGCGGAGGATGTTCTGATAACACTGCTGTTCTTTCTGCAGGCAAACGAATCGGGCACCCTGCCATACCGGATggaggagtgaaatgtcaaatagAGAAGTAG